The DNA segment TGGTATAAAAAAATTAGTTTTTGCTCCATTATTTGGTAGTCTAAAAAAACCTTTACCTAATAAATTTTCTTCATCTGTGGCAAGGCAAAGTAATCCCCTACCTTCTTTTAAGAAAAAATTTATTACCTTCTCATCACATACTTGCGCTGGAATAAATAAATCCCCCTCTAATTCCCTTTCACTATCAATTAATATGAATGGTTTCAATTCTCTCCCCTCCCATATCTTGCAAAAATATCTATTTCATAGTTTACAAACTCACCAACTCTTAAATATTTTAAATTTGTATTTTCAAAAGTATGGTATATTACTTGTACTTCAAAAACATCTAAACTTACATTTGAAATAGTTAAACTTATACCATTTAAAGCTATTGACCCCTTTCTTACGACTGCATATCTTTCTTTTGGAAGAGAAAAATACATATAAATACTTGAATTTTTCCTAATGCTTTTCACAAATCTTATCATTCCATCAACATGTCCCAACACAAAATGACCATTCACCCTATCACCAATTTTTAATGCGCGCTCAATATTTAAATATCTTGAAAAGGAAATATTTGTAACTTTTTTAGTTTCGTCTCCTATATCAAAATAATATTTATTTCCAACACTTTCTTTGACAGTCAAACAAGCGCCATTAACACTTACACTTTCACCAATCTTACATTCAAATGGTAATTCTATCTCAATAACACTTTCTTTAAATATAAATCTATCAGTACAAAATTCGACAATTCCACTAAACATTTCTTACTACCTCCAAATAAATTTCATTGTTTAATTTTAAAACCTTTCTAATATTAAAAGCTCTTTTCTCATCAACAAATTTTTTCACACCTTTAAACGGTGAAAGCCCATTTCCAAAAAATTTTGTGGAATAAAATAGATGCATTTCATCCGCATAATCAAAAAATTGAGATAAAACATCTGCTCCACCTTCAATTAAAACTGAATCAATTCCCAAACTGTACAACCTTTTTAAAATACTTTCTGGATCTGTTTCAGGGTAACATTCCATTTTATTTATACAATTTTTCGAAAAAACTATAGTCCTTGCGGTTTCATCATATATATTAAGTTCTTTTCCAAAGGTAATTCCATTTTTATCTAATACAACTCTTACAGGGTTTCTCCCTCCATTTCTACAAGTTAATCTAGGGTTATCCTTTAATACTGTATTAGCCCCAACCATAATACTTGAGAAAAAATTTCTCAAAGAATGCGAAATTTCAAAATTTTCTTTTGTAATCCACTTTGAATTTCCCAAAGAATCTGTTATAAACCCATCTAAAGTCATTGCTACCTTTAAAGCAACATACGGAATTTTTTGAGTAATATACTTTAAAAAAACCCTATTAAGATATCTTGCTTCATCTTTAAGAAGCCCAATATGTACTTCTATACCGTTTTCCCTCAATTTTTTTACACCTTTTCCATTAACTAGTGGATTTGGATCAAGGATGGAAATATAAACCTTTGAAATTCCAGAAGAAATTATTAAATCAGTACATGGAGGTGTTTTTCCATGGTGGGAACAAGGTTCAAGGTTAACGTATAATTCACTATTCCTAAGATCCTCTTTCGCATTTAAAATGGCATTTCTTTCTGCATGAAAACCTCCGTATTTTTCATGATAACCCGTACTTATAACTTTCCCATTTTTTACAATTACCGCACCTACTAGTGGATTTGGCGAAACTTTTCCAATACCTTTCTTTGCAAGCTCAATGGCAAGCTTCATGTATTCTTCCAAGAAAAATCCCTCCTTTACTAGGAGGGAGAGGTAAATGCATACTATTGCATTGTCCTCTCCCATCCGGACTTTAACCGTCGGCTCCGGAATTTCACCGGATCAACCCTTAACGGGCTCGCGGGCTTTCACCGCCGGTCGGGACTCTCACCCTGCCCCGAGGACTCTAAATATATTATACAACAAACTACTTAGAATTCAAATTTATTTACTTGTTCTCTTAAGCTTAATACTTCATTGGACAATACTTTTATACTTTCTAAAAGTTCTTTTGCTATATCCAAGCTCTTATCTGCTACATTGTACACATCATCCGATTTTCTTTCCACATCTTGTGTTTGTTTTAAAATTTCAGTTGCAGCACTATTCATTTCTTCAACTGACGCATTTTGTTCCTGTGAATGTGCTGCAAGTACATCTACAACGGAAGATAATTTGTTAAACGACTCAAAAATATCATTAAAGACCTTAGAAAGTTGCTTCATACTCTCTTGAGATACATTAAACTCCTTATTCATTTCTTCTGTCTCTACATTTATTCCATTTGTTTTTTTATCTAAATTTTTAATTGTTTCAGAAATAGTATTTGTTGCTTCTTTAGTTTCTTCCGCTAATTTTCTAATTTCATCTGCAACAACGGCAAATCCCTTCCCTGCTTCCCCGGCACGGGCTGCTTCAATGGCGGCATTTAACGCAAGTAAATTTGTTTGTTCTGCAATCTCTCTAATTGTTATTACTATCTTTTCTATATCTTTTGTTAAGTTAAGAAAATCCTCTATCTTTGTGTTTAACATTTTATATCTTTTCACAACATTTTCATTGATATTCTTTACTTTATCTAAACTTTCAATACCCATTTTAGAATTTTCTACCAACTTATTGTTAATCTCCAATGTTTCAGAAGCCGTACTATTCAATACAGTCGCTTGATTTGCTAACTCCTCCAAACTTGCGGTAATTTCCTGAACCGCCGCACTTATCTTTTCAACTGAAACCTTTTGTATCCTCGCACTTTTCTCTGTATTTTTAATAAAATCCAACAATTTTTCAAATCCATCACTTGCAGACCCTGAAACTTCACTTGATTTTTCAGAAGCATTGTTAACATCAACCAATATTTCTTTTAATCCTCTAATCATATTAGACAACTGCAATGATATATCTTTAAACTCATCATTCGAATTGATATTAAACCTGTAATTAAGTTTACCTTTCGAATAATATCTCATAGCATCCTTTATAATATCAACAGGCTTTAAAATAATTTTATTTAAAACATACAAAAACACGGCAAGTAATATATTCAAGATAATACTAATAGTTGAAACCTTCCAACTATTTTGGCTTGTGAGAACTCCTTTAAAATACAAATATCTAATCATAATAGGTCCAATCCACAGTGAAACAGAAAGAACTGAAATTAAAACTTTCGTAGAAATACCTATTTTAAATTTATCAAAATTTTCCTTAATTTCTTCAAAATTTAAAACTCTTGAATACAACAACAAAAACAAAGCAACAATATTAACATTAATTGCTATTGCCCCACTTAATCTTAACGCTAAAGCCTCAGAAGGAAGCTCTCTAATCTTCTCTGCAAATAATCCAACAAATGTTGCTGCTAAAAAGTTAACTAAAAACAAAACAATAGATGAAAATACGGGAATATTAAATTTTGCATTTTTAGCATTCCAGTAAACTAAGAATACTGTTGGAAAACCAAAAATTACAAGTGAAATCAAATAACCTGTAAGAAAAATCGATACAGGATAATTTCTAAGCCCAGAAAAAACATAGTAAGAAAACATCAAAAAAGGAAAATCAAGCACCAACAAAATAAAAAGGGTTAAATTTGCAACTTTTCTTTCCATTTTTTCACCCTCTTAGATAGATTTTTTTATTTTATTTTAACAATTTACAAAAATTCTTAAGTTAATTTTGTATAAAAAAGAAAATCACAGAAATGTAACAATATATTTTACACTTGTTTTTTTAATGCAAGTTCTAATGTCTTCCAAGAAAGCAAAAAGCATTTTATTCTCATAGGATAGTTTCTTATATCTTCAAGTTCTTTTACAATCCCCAATTTTTCTTTTTCAAAATCTTCACCTTTTACCATCGCATAGACATTTTTCAAAATATCTAATGCTTCATCTTTATCTTTTCCAATTACACTTTCAAGCATTATATTTGCCGATGCCTGGCTTATTGCACAACCTATACCTTCAAATTTTCCATCAACAATCTTTCCATTTTCAAACTTTAGATAAAGTGTTATTTCATCACCACAAGATAAATTTTTTCCTTCCTCTACAACATCGGCATCTTTAAGCTTTCCCTTGTATTTTTTTAATTTAGAATAATCCATAATAAGTTCAGAATACATCAAACCACTCCTTTATCTTATTGATTGCCATCGCCAATATATCAATTTCTTCTAGAGTGTTGTATGCATAAAAGCTTGCCCTACAAGTACTATTTGGAAATACATCTAAACAACTTTGAGTCTTTAATATTTTCATAAGTGGTTGTGCACAATGGTGGCCGCTTCTAACTGCTATACCAAATTTTTCATCCAACAAATGTGCAACATCATGCGGATGTACACCGTTAATATTAAAGCTTACAATTCCCAACTGATTTTCATTTAATGGTCCGTATAATTCTACATCTTTTATCTTACTTAACTTTTCAATTGCATATTGCGTTAATTTTTTTATGTGCTCTTCTAAATTCTCAAAACCAACACCTTCTAAATACTCCAAAGCAAATAATAATCCAGCAATTCCCCCAATATTTGGAGTTCCCGCTTCAAATTTGTATGGAAGCACATTAAACGTTACATTATCTAATCCCACTTTATCAATCATTTCACCACCGTATAAAAATGGTTCCATCTTTTCTAAAAATCCCTTTTTTCCCCACAAAACCCCAACACCACTTGGTCCCAACATTTTATGGGCTGAAAAGGCCAAAAAATCTATACCTAACTTTTTAACATCTATTTTTTTGTGAGGAATGTACTGAGCACCATCTACCAACAATATTGCATTTGGAAATTTTTCCCTAATTTTTTCTATATCTATAACCTGTCCTGTGACATTTGATTGGAAAGTTACAGCAATTATTTTTGGTTCTTTTTTTACATTAAAATCTTCAATCTTTAACTCGCCAAATCTTCCCGTTGGAGCGACCACATCTACATGAAAGTTGTGTAATTTTGAAAGTCTAATCCAAGGCACAAAATTTGCATGATGTTCGACCAGAGTAACCAACACACTATCACTACTACTTAACATACCTGATCTTACAAAACTTTCTACAACAAGATTTATAGACATTGTAGTTCCAGAAGTAAATATTATTTCCTCTTCTCTTGCGTTAAGAAACTTTGCAAGCTTTTCTCTCGTATACTCTAGCATCTGAGTTGACTCAGATGCTAAAGTATGTACCGCTCTATGAACATTTGCATAATTGTTTAAATAAAAATTTGATAACCTTTCAATAACAAGTTTTGGTTTCAAAGTGCTTGCAGCACTATCAAAGTAAATTAGTTTATTTCCATTTATTTTTCTATCCAAAGCAGGAAAATCATCCCGTATACTCCTCGAGAGCATCTTTTACCAGCCCCTCCACACTGAAATTAGATAACTCATTTATAAGTGTTTCAAAGATACCATTTAAAATATACTTTTTCGCCTCTTTCTCGCTAAATCCCCTACTCATTAAATAAAAAACAGCCATTTCATCTAGCGGCGAAGAACTTGCAGCATGTGAAGCCGTAACTTCATTTTCGTCTACTAACAAGCTTGGAATTGCCTCCATTTTTGAATTCTTTGAAAGAAGGATACACTTTTCAGATTCTTCTGCTTCACTATTTTTGGCACCTTTTTTCAAATCAAGTATACCACGAAAGACAACTTTTGCATTATCCATTAAAGCTCCTTCAGCATTTACAGAACCTTTATTCTCCATACCAACAAATCTTAAAAGATACAACAAATCAAATATTGCATTATTTTTACCCAAAAAGTAAGGTTTTACTTCTACATTTGCCTTTTCACCATTCATCTTTATTCCTAAATACCCAGCAACTTTTCCTGAACCAATATATATGTCCCTAACAACCACACTTGAATTATTTCCCGTCCAAATAAACATGTTATCCACACTAAAAGACAATTTTTGAGTAACATGTATATTGTACAAAGTAAGACTTGCTCCATCATTTACAATAAACCTTGCCGTGTTGTTAGAAAATTTATCCGTATTAATTATTCTAACAAGGCTAAATTTTCCATCTATATTATAAACATCGTTTGTAATTTCATTATTATATTCCTTTTTCAATTCAAGTTTGTCATTTACCGTTAAATAATCTCCTTTTGAGGAAAACACATCTGAAAGAAGCACAAATTTTCTATGTGTCCCTTCAAAATCATCTATATTTATATCAAAATTCACATCTTTAAAATAATCTACGTACTTGTACTCTGGTAAATTTATACTATTAAGTTTTAATCTTCTCCACTTTGGAAAACCAATTTCCTTGTATTCTCTGTATTTATTCTCTATATACTTTCTTAAATATTTATTGTCAATATTTTTCAACACTGAGGATATACTTTTATAATCTTCGTTGAAAAATTCCTCTGGTTTTGATACAACGGTAATTTCATCTTTTAAAATTAATTCTAATGTTTTTTCCATATATAACACCTCACCCTATAGATGATTCTATTTCCATTTCTATTAACCTATTTAACTCGACTGCATACTCAAATGGCAAACTACTTACAATAGGTTCAATAAATCCCTTGACTATCATGCTCTTTGCCTCTGTTTCACTTAATCCCCTAGACATTAGATAAAAAATTTGTTCATCTTTTATTCTACCTATCCTTGCTTCATGCCCTATATCCGCATCATTGTTGTAAACCTCAATAATCGGAACTGTATCACTCTTTGAATTATTATCAAGCATCAGAGCTGTACATTGTACGTGTGACTTACTCTTCCTTGCATCTTTTGCAACCCTTAAAAGACCTCTATAAAACGCCCAGCCACCACCTACGCTAATACTTCTTGCATCAATGGTAGAGCTTGTATACGGTGCAAGGTGAACTACTTTCGAACCAGTATCCATGTGTTGCCCTGGGCCTGCATAGGTAATACCTAAACTTTCTGCTTTTGCACCTTTTCCTTTTAAAATAGTCATAGGATATAGCATTGTCTTCATACTACCTAAAGATCCAGAAACCCAAGACATAACTCCATCTTCTTCTACAATTGAGCGTTTTGTATTTAAGTTATAAGTATTTTTACTCCAATTTTGTATTGTCATATACTTAACCTTTGCATGTTTTTTTACATAAATTTCCACCATACCCGTATGCAAATTAATTACGTTATATCTTGGTGCAGAACAACCTTCTATAAAAGTAACTTCAGAACCTTCATCTGCAACAATTATTGTATGCTCAAGCTGGCTCATCCCTGGATTACTCATGAGAAAATATGCCTGAAGAGGCATAGGTACTTTTACTCCTTTTGGAACATACAAAAATGTTCCACCACTCCAAATAGCACCGTGCAATGCCGCAAATTTATGATCATGTGCCGGGACTAGTTTCATAAAATATTCTTTTACAAGATCAGGATACTTTTTTACAGCACTTTCCATATCGAGAAAAATAATACCCAAACCTTCCAACTCTTTCTTTATATTCTGATACACTATTTCAGAATCAAATTGGGCTCCCACACCAGCAAAATATTTTCTTTCGGCTTCTGGAATACCCAACTTATCAAATGCCTTTTTAATTTCTTCTGGAACTTCATCCCAAGTTGTATTTTTAGAAGCTTTAGGTTTTATATAAGGAATTATCTTATTCAAATCAAGTCCTGAAATATCCACGCCAAACCTAGGATTATGCCATTTTTGAAAAATCTCCAACGACCTTAATCTATGTTCTCTCATCCATTTTGGTTCTTCCTTAATATCTGAAATTTCCTCAATTATCTCAGAAGTTAATCCGGGTAAACTTACATATTCTGGTTCAATCTCGGCAATATAGTTAAACTTTTCTTCATTACTCTTCATATCAAACATAATTTCACCCCACTATTGTTGTATAACCTTTTTTCTCAATCTCGTCTGCCAAAGAAAAGTTTCCACTTCTCACTATCTGTCCATTTGTGTATACGTGCACCCTATCTACATCTAAATAATTTAAAATTCTCTTGTAATGTGTAATGATTAATACACTTGTCCCCATTTTTCTAATTTTATTTATTTGAGAAGCAACTATCCTTAATGCATCCACATCAAGTCCAGAATCAATTTCATCTAAGATTAAAAGCCTTGGTTTTAAAAATCTTGCCTGTAAAATCTCTCCCTTTTTCTTTTCACCACCAGAAAATCCCACATTCAAAAACCTATTTAAAAAATTATCAGATACCACAAGCTCGCTTAAAATAGATTGTATTCTTTCATTTAAAACTTTGTATGACTCGCTATCACCGTGAATTTTTCTATAAGCTGTTAAAAGAAAATTGTTAAATTTTACCCCATCAATTTCATATGGGTTTTGAAAAGTCATAAAAATACCCTTTTTAGCACGTTCATCTGTTGTAAGATCTTTAATACTTTCACCATCAAAGAGTATATCTCCTTGATCTACTTTATATTTTGGATTTCCCATAATAACATTTGCAAGTGTAGACTTTCCCGAACCGTTTGGCCCCATTATAGCGTGTAACTCTCCAGTAGAAATCTCAAGATTTACACCATTTAATATCTTTACATCTTCATCTCTAACAGATACGTGTAAATTTTTAACCTCTAATATTTTTTTCATAAGTATATACCTCCTTAATTAGTCTTTCCTAATTAAAGTATAACATATTAATTTTTTTAGGTCAACAAAAATAAAGAAACATCAAAAACACCTAAATTATTTAAAAATTTTTTACATTCCATAAAACTTAAAGCAAGGAGGGAATCCGCATGAAACTAACCGGAAAAATTCTTATATTAATAACAACATTAGTTCTAGGAAGTTTTTTAGTATTAACACTTATAACAAATAAAACTGTGAGTAAATCCTTAATTCAAAGTTATGACGAAAAATTAACAGCTGTAGTTAAAAAAACAAATTTTGTCCTTAGTAAATATTTTGAATCAATTCATATAACATCATACAATTTGTCAGTTATGAATTTAGAACCTTTCATACGTATTAAAAAAGGCTATTAATTAAAACAACTTCACATCTAACTTTTTTTATTCCTTTTACAATAACATCTCGAAGTTCAGTACAAATAAAAGTCTCCAAGTAATTGTTGAAAAATTTTTTAAACATCTTTATTTTCACCTTTTATTTGAAGAAATAAAAAAATGGCTTCGGCAAAATACCGAAGCCATTTTATTTGAAAAATCAATAATTTCTTAATTTTCAAAATTCTTATTAATATTCTGGCATTTCTGGTACTGGTGGGTTATTTTTTGGTTCTGGTTTTTCAACTACCAATACTTCTGTTGTCAAGAGCATACCTGCTATAGATGCTGCGTTTTGCAATGCACTTCTTGTAACTTTTGCAGGATCTATAATTCCGCGTTCAAACATATCACAGTATTCGCCATGTAATGCGTCAAATCCATATGCTGGATCATCATTTTCAAGAACTTTGTGAATGATGATTGCACCATCGTAACCTGCATTCTTTGCAATCTGTTTAATAGGAGCAACTAATGCTTCATATACTATTTTTGCACCAATCTTTTCGTCTCCATCAAGTTCGTCTACTACTTTTTCAACTGATTTTCTTGCTCTTAATAAGGTAATTCCTCCACCAGGAACTATACCTTCTTCAACAGCAGCTCTTGTTGCGCTTAATGCATCTTCGATTCTGTGTTTCTTTTCTTTTAATTCTGTTTCTGTTGCAGCTCCTACTTTAATCACTGCTACTCCACCAGCGAGCTTTGCCATTCTTTCTTGTAATGTTTCCTTTTCATATTCTGAAGTTGTTTGTTCAATTTGTGCCTTTATTTGAGCAATTCTCTTTTTAATTTCTTCTTGATCACCATGTCCACCAACTATTATAGTTTCATCTTTTTTAACCCTTACTACATCTGCCTTACCAAGATCATTTAATGTGAGATCTTCAAGGTTAATTCCAACTTCTTCACTTGCAACAATACCACCGGTAAGAATTGCAATATCTTGAAGCATTGCCTTCCTTCTGTCACCAAATCCAGGTGCTTTTACAGCTACGGTATTCAATGTGCCTTTAAGTTTGTTTAAGACCAATGTTGTTAATGCTTCTCCTTCAACATCTTCAGCAATAATTACTAATGGTTTACCAGTTTGAGCAACCTTTTCAAGGATTGGAATCAATGGCTTGATATTGGAAAGTTTCCTGTCCGTAATGAGAATAAATGGTTCATTGTAAACAACTTCCATCTTCTCAGGGTCTGTAACAAAATATGGAGAAACGTAACCTCTATCAAATTGCATACCTTCTGTAAACTCAACAAATGTTTCAATTGATTTGCTATCTTCAACTGTAATTACTCCATCTTCTCCTACTTTTTCCATTGCCTCTGCAATCAATTTTCCAATTTCTTCACTATTTGCACTAATGGATGCAACATGTGCTATATCATTAGAACTAGACAAGCTCTTTGAAATCTTTTTAATTTCTTCAACCGCTGCTGTAACCGCTTTATCAATACCCTTTTTCACAAGAATTGGATTTGCACCAGCTGTTACATTTTTAATTCCCTCTTTAATCATCGCTTGAGCCAATACAGTAGCTGTTGTTGTACCGTCACCTGCTACATCGTTTGTTTTACTTGCAACCTCTTTAACAAGTTGTGCACCAAGATTTTCAAATTTATCCTCAAGTTCTATTTCTTTTGCAATTGAAACACCGTCATTTGTAATAGTTGGACTTCCCCAAGATTTTTCAATAACTACGTTTCTTCCTTTTGGACCTAATGTAATTTTTACTGCATCTGCAACAGCATCAACACCTCTTTCAAGAGCTCTTCTTGCTTCTTCACTAAATCTTAACATTTTTGCCATTCGTGTCACCTCCTCATTAGTCTTCTATTTTTGCTAAAATATCTTCAACATCGATGATAATGTACTCTTCGTCCTCAATCTTTATTTCTGTTCCGGAATACTTAGAAAAGATTACCTTATCACCAACTACAATATCAACATCCGAATCTTCCAAATTACCCACAGCAACAACCTCTGCTTTCATGGGTTTTTCCTTAGCTGTGTCAGGAAGTACAATTCCTCCTTCTGTTCTTTTCTCCTCTTGAATTGGCTTTATCAAAAGTCTTGAACCAAGTGGTTTAACTTTCATATCCTTACCCCCTTTCAAAATTTTATTGTCACTCTTAAGCGTTGACTGCTAATTTTAGTTTACCAAAAATATCGAAAATGTTAAGCTCTATTTTGGACAAATATAAGAAACTAACAAATATTATTTTTAAATAAGTGCATATTTCTTTGTATTTCTCACTTTTACATAACAAAAAAAAGGAAGGGAGGCATCTAGCCTCCCTTCTGGTGGAGCCGATGGGATTCGAACCCACTGCCTCTACCGTGCCATGGTAGCGCTCTCCCAATTGAGCTACGGCCCCTAACCAAGTATAATTTATCATATTTTAAACATTTAGTCAATATGCTTAATTTTTATTTGTAGGACAAACCTTTTGACACATTCCACAACTTACACATTTTTTCTCATCTATTGTTAATTTTAAAGGTGCTACCTTTCCACCTACAGTTAGTAAAGTACCGTACGGGCACAACTTTTTGTGCCAAAATTCTTCTTCAAAAAACAAGGTAATAAGCGTGGCAAATCCAATAACGTACAACAAAACGTTTAATTTTACTTTTAAAAGCCTTGTTCCAACAAACAACATAATAAAAGCAACAAGCATAACATACCTTAATATATTGATCTTAGGCGCTTTGAATCTTTTTATATTCAATTTCTTATAAATAAAGTTTATAGGCTTAAATATTGTGTTAATTGGGCATATAAAGCCACAATAGAATCTTCCGAAGAAAAGTGATAAAAACAAACTAATTCCAAATATAAAAATCCATTTTAATAAAATATTATTTTTCAACAACCAAAAAAACAAAACAAAAAATACGATCTCCATAATATACATAAATTTTCTCATTACAAACACCACCTTCTTAACTTTTGATTGCACTTTTTGCATCTCAAGTATTATACCATACTAAAATTCTGTGTTAGAATAGTAGTAAGGGGGAGAAAACTTGGATATCTTTTCAAGAATTAAACCTAATGTAAACACAAACGAACTTTCTACAGACACACTTGCGTATATTGGTGATGCAGTGTTTAATTTGTATGTTAAATTACACTATTTTAAAAAAACCTCTGTAAAAAAACTACAC comes from the Thermosipho affectus genome and includes:
- the groL gene encoding chaperonin GroEL (60 kDa chaperone family; promotes refolding of misfolded polypeptides especially under stressful conditions; forms two stacked rings of heptamers to form a barrel-shaped 14mer; ends can be capped by GroES; misfolded proteins enter the barrel where they are refolded when GroES binds); amino-acid sequence: MAKMLRFSEEARRALERGVDAVADAVKITLGPKGRNVVIEKSWGSPTITNDGVSIAKEIELEDKFENLGAQLVKEVASKTNDVAGDGTTTATVLAQAMIKEGIKNVTAGANPILVKKGIDKAVTAAVEEIKKISKSLSSSNDIAHVASISANSEEIGKLIAEAMEKVGEDGVITVEDSKSIETFVEFTEGMQFDRGYVSPYFVTDPEKMEVVYNEPFILITDRKLSNIKPLIPILEKVAQTGKPLVIIAEDVEGEALTTLVLNKLKGTLNTVAVKAPGFGDRRKAMLQDIAILTGGIVASEEVGINLEDLTLNDLGKADVVRVKKDETIIVGGHGDQEEIKKRIAQIKAQIEQTTSEYEKETLQERMAKLAGGVAVIKVGAATETELKEKKHRIEDALSATRAAVEEGIVPGGGITLLRARKSVEKVVDELDGDEKIGAKIVYEALVAPIKQIAKNAGYDGAIIIHKVLENDDPAYGFDALHGEYCDMFERGIIDPAKVTRSALQNAASIAGMLLTTEVLVVEKPEPKNNPPVPEMPEY
- the groES gene encoding co-chaperone GroES; its protein translation is MKVKPLGSRLLIKPIQEEKRTEGGIVLPDTAKEKPMKAEVVAVGNLEDSDVDIVVGDKVIFSKYSGTEIKIEDEEYIIIDVEDILAKIED
- a CDS encoding 4Fe-4S binding protein translates to MRKFMYIMEIVFFVLFFWLLKNNILLKWIFIFGISLFLSLFFGRFYCGFICPINTIFKPINFIYKKLNIKRFKAPKINILRYVMLVAFIMLFVGTRLLKVKLNVLLYVIGFATLITLFFEEEFWHKKLCPYGTLLTVGGKVAPLKLTIDEKKCVSCGMCQKVCPTNKN